DNA from Chryseomicrobium sp. FSL W7-1435:
TTCCCATACCATCTTCATTCCTCCTCACAGTACTTGATAGCTAGTTAAGTTCTCGTGGACAACATCTTTTTTGAGTAGTTCAAGTTGCTTTTCTAACTGCTCTTCCAAAGCGTGCATCTTTTCTTTGCGAGATGTTCCGTTTAAAGAAGAATAAAAGATCGGTTCTCCTCCACGTATCGCCACTTCTGACTTTTGATGATGACCGTGCCAATAGTATGTAGTAATCGGAATGATAGGAACGGTCTGCAATTGGCGCGCCAGATGACCTATTCCTGATTCTAATGCGAGCGGTCTCTTCTCTTGAGAATATTCTTCTCCTTGAGGGAAGATCCACACACTAGTCCCAGTCTCTAAAAGTTTTCTTGTGTAAGTTAATGACTCTACAATATCTCGTGTTGAGCTCTTATTGATTGAAAAAGCTCCCACAAAACGGAAGTACCAAAATTTCTTCAATCCCTTTTCATGCATCATAATATGCGTGCTACGATCAATGACCGTATGACGCAAATGAAAATAAAGCAAGCCGTCCCACCAGGAGGAATGATTGGCTATATAAATGGCAGGTTGAGGATACGGATTTTCGCCCTTCCAATACACCGCATGAAACTGCCGACGTGTCTGAGCTAACGTCACGCGACGCATCATCCATTCAAATGCTCGATTACGTTTTGCTTGAATCATGTCGGCTCCTCCACTCTGCAGCGAGATAGAATAGTATCGTTAATACAAAAGTGAGACCTATCGCTAACCATAAGCCTGCGTTAGCAGCCGTGACCATGAACA
Protein-coding regions in this window:
- a CDS encoding lysophospholipid acyltransferase family protein, with amino-acid sequence MIQAKRNRAFEWMMRRVTLAQTRRQFHAVYWKGENPYPQPAIYIANHSSWWDGLLYFHLRHTVIDRSTHIMMHEKGLKKFWYFRFVGAFSINKSSTRDIVESLTYTRKLLETGTSVWIFPQGEEYSQEKRPLALESGIGHLARQLQTVPIIPITTYYWHGHHQKSEVAIRGGEPIFYSSLNGTSRKEKMHALEEQLEKQLELLKKDVVHENLTSYQVL